The following are encoded together in the Desulfovibrio sp. genome:
- a CDS encoding methyl-accepting chemotaxis protein, with amino-acid sequence MKRGLMTKMILFILVPAILGLVLLAGMSYKMSEKILRSQIETDMTTVLQTQASGIHAVIMGLRESLAIVSQNNRITQYINLYNTGAPDVLSSPQAAAVDNALREFTEVSKNITYSALIAPDGKVLAHHVSGQSGPSKTVGTDFSKRPYFSAALKGGTGIADVVSLTTGQLTTVIALPVKREGQIVGVVTVGIDDANLANETTNLVKVGTKGFSFIYDMNGKMIMHPDPKVRTREDGTLAHVQEMISAKHGRVTYTEANGEAKVIYFQQLPQENWIIGLELDRDEVLAPVQQLFTNALLLAGGCVLIVGFMIIVSARGIARMARGFSRMAEAVAGGRLDTNAEEKLLLTNARNRKDEFSVLGQGMEHMVGNIKNLLEDSAQKTLAAEQAADAAQQATARAEEAAQRAERAKREGMLAAAGQLEGVVSIIFSASSQLSAQIEQSDHTAVGSAQRLGEAATAMNEMNATVQEVARNASAAASVSAETRANAEAGAKIVQSALQSIAQVHKVSLDLKEDMAKLNEHAQAINRIMSVISDIADQTNLLALNAAIEAARAGDAGRGFAVVADEVRKLAEKTMASTHDVGGAIGAIQQSVSESLSAMDKALHEVETATLFANQSGDALRQIVTNVEASADQVGAIATASEEQSAASEEINHSITQVNEMSNQTAQAMGEAAQAVAELARQAQALNQLITEMKQG; translated from the coding sequence ATGAAACGTGGTTTAATGACCAAAATGATCCTTTTTATCCTTGTTCCGGCGATTCTTGGTCTGGTACTGCTTGCAGGCATGAGTTACAAGATGTCAGAAAAAATCCTGCGCTCGCAGATTGAAACTGATATGACAACTGTGCTGCAGACACAGGCGTCCGGCATACACGCCGTTATTATGGGATTGAGAGAGTCCCTTGCCATTGTGTCCCAGAACAACAGAATTACGCAGTACATCAATCTCTACAATACCGGCGCGCCAGATGTCCTTTCCTCACCGCAGGCTGCAGCGGTGGACAACGCCTTGCGCGAATTCACCGAGGTCAGCAAGAACATCACCTACAGCGCGCTTATCGCCCCAGACGGAAAGGTGCTCGCCCACCATGTGAGCGGGCAGAGCGGCCCCAGCAAGACCGTCGGGACGGATTTTTCCAAGCGCCCCTATTTTTCCGCAGCCTTGAAGGGCGGCACCGGCATCGCGGACGTGGTCAGCCTCACAACCGGGCAACTCACCACGGTTATTGCCCTTCCGGTCAAACGCGAAGGCCAGATCGTTGGCGTTGTCACCGTGGGCATTGACGACGCCAATCTCGCCAACGAAACGACCAATCTCGTCAAGGTGGGAACAAAGGGCTTTTCCTTTATTTATGACATGAACGGCAAGATGATCATGCACCCGGACCCCAAGGTGCGCACCCGCGAGGACGGTACGCTGGCCCATGTGCAGGAGATGATCAGCGCAAAGCATGGCCGCGTCACCTACACCGAGGCCAATGGCGAGGCCAAGGTCATCTATTTTCAGCAGTTGCCTCAAGAAAACTGGATTATCGGCCTTGAACTCGACCGTGACGAAGTTCTGGCGCCGGTGCAGCAATTGTTCACCAATGCCCTGCTGCTGGCCGGGGGCTGTGTGCTGATCGTGGGGTTCATGATCATTGTTTCAGCGCGCGGCATAGCGCGCATGGCGCGCGGTTTTTCCCGCATGGCCGAGGCCGTGGCCGGGGGGCGGCTGGATACGAACGCGGAAGAGAAACTTCTGCTCACGAACGCCCGAAACCGCAAGGACGAATTCAGCGTTCTTGGTCAGGGCATGGAACATATGGTGGGCAACATAAAAAACCTGCTTGAAGACAGCGCACAAAAAACCCTGGCCGCCGAACAGGCCGCTGATGCGGCACAACAAGCCACCGCACGGGCCGAAGAGGCGGCACAACGCGCCGAACGCGCCAAGCGCGAGGGCATGCTTGCCGCCGCCGGACAGCTGGAAGGGGTAGTTTCCATCATTTTCTCCGCCTCCAGCCAGCTTTCCGCCCAGATCGAGCAGTCCGACCACACGGCGGTGGGCTCGGCCCAGCGTCTGGGTGAAGCCGCCACAGCCATGAACGAAATGAACGCCACCGTGCAGGAGGTTGCCCGCAACGCCTCTGCCGCCGCGTCCGTGTCAGCCGAAACCAGGGCCAATGCCGAGGCCGGGGCAAAAATCGTACAAAGCGCCCTGCAAAGCATAGCTCAGGTACACAAGGTTTCGCTTGATCTCAAAGAAGACATGGCAAAGCTCAACGAACATGCGCAGGCCATCAACCGCATCATGAGCGTCATTTCGGACATCGCCGACCAGACCAACCTGCTGGCGCTTAACGCCGCCATTGAAGCAGCCCGCGCCGGTGATGCCGGACGGGGTTTTGCCGTGGTCGCCGATGAGGTGCGCAAGCTGGCCGAAAAAACCATGGCCTCAACCCACGATGTGGGCGGCGCCATTGGCGCCATACAGCAGAGCGTTTCCGAGAGCCTTTCCGCCATGGACAAGGCCCTGCACGAAGTGGAGACAGCCACCCTCTTTGCCAATCAGTCTGGCGACGCCTTACGGCAGATTGTCACCAATGTTGAAGCCTCGGCGGATCAGGTGGGCGCAATCGCCACGGCCAGTGAAGAGCAGTCCGCCGCCAGCGAGGAAATCAACCATTCCATAACGCAGGTCAACGAGATGTCCAACCAGACGGCCCAGGCCATGGGTGAAGCCGCGCAGGCCGTGGCCGAACTGGCGCGGCAGGCGCAAGCCCTGAACCAGCTTATCACGGAGATGAAACAGGGGTAA